Below is a genomic region from Dechloromonas denitrificans.
GATGGCCGAAATTGCCGGTGATCTGGCCCAGCCTTATCCGATGCAGCGTTTGCTGCAAGGCGATGTCGGGGCCGGCAAAACCATTGTTGCGGCTCTGGCGGCTTGTCAGGCGATCTCGGCCGGCTGGCAGGCGGCGTTCATGGCGCCGACCGAAATTCTGGCCGAACAGCATTATCTGAAATTGAAAGACTGGCTGGCGCCGCTGGGTGTCCGGGTCGCCTGGCTTTCGGGCAGCCTGAAGAGCAAGGCCAAGCGTGAGCAACTTGCCGCGACGGCAGCCGAGGCGCAACTGGTCGTTGGCACCCATGCGCTGATTCAGGACGGCGTCGATTTTGCCAAGCTCGGTCTGGCGATTGTCGATGAACAACATCGTTTCGGCGTGGCGCAGCGGCTGGCCCTGCGCAACAAGGGCAACAATCCGCACCAGTTGATGATGTCGGCGACACCGATTCCGCGCACGCTGGCAATGAGCTATTACGCCGATCTCGATGTCACCGTACTCGACGAATTGCCGCCCGGGCGCACGCCGATCAAGACCCGGCTGGTGGCCGACAGCCGGCGTGAGGATGTCGTCGGTTTCGTCAAGAAACTGGTTGAGGAAGGCCGCCAGGCGTATTGGGTCTGTCCCCTGATCGAGGAGTCGGAAGCGTTGCAGTTGCAGACGGCGCAGGATACCTATACGCAGCTTTTGGCCGATTTGCCGGCGTTGACCGTGGGATTGGTGCATGGCCGGATGAAGGCCGATGAAAAGCAGGCGGTGATGCTCGCCTTTGCTGCGGGCGAGATCGATGTGCTGGTCGCGACGACGGTGATCGAGGTTGGGGTCGATGTGCCGAATGCCAGCCTGATGGTGATCGAGCATGCCGAGCGTTTCGGCTTGTCGCAGCTGCACCAGTTGCGCGGGCGGGTCGGGCGCGGCCAGTACGAATCAAGCTGTGTGCTGATCTATGCCGGGCCACTCGGTGAAATCGCCCGGCAGCGTCTCAAGATCATCTACGAGAATACCGACGGTTTTGAGATTGCCCGTCAGGACCTGCAGATACGCGGGCCGGGCGAGTTCGTCGGCAGCCGGCAAAGCGGCGTGCCGTTGCTGCGCTATGCCGATCTGGAAATGGATGCCGATCTGGTTGAAATGGCACGAACCGTCGCCGAAGACATGCTGACCCGGCACCCCGCTCAGGCCGAGCGCCATCTCAAACGCTGGCTTGGCTCGCGCGAAGAACTGCTGAAGTCCTAGGCTTTCGCTGCCAGACCCAAGCCGGCTTCAATAGCGCCGGATCGCCCCGTCGCGATCGATATGAATCCGGTCGCCCGGGCGCAGGTCGATCCGTTCGTCGTTGGCGATCAACTGCTGATAGGCCCCGTTTTCCATGCGGATGCCAATGCGCAGTTGTTCGCTTTGCGTCTGCTTTTCGAGCTGGTGTCCAATCAGCGCACCGCCGGCTGCTCCGATCACGGTTGCCGCCGTATTGCCCTTGCCTTCACCGACCTGATGGCCGATCAGTCCTCCGACCACGGCACCGGCAATCGCCCCGATGCCGATGCTGTTGCCCGATTCGTGACGTACCGGCTCGATGGATTGCACCTGGCCATAGCCGGGATACAAGTCACGCGAATAGGCAACCGGCGGGTGTTCGTTTTCCCAGCCCGGCCCGTACATCGGCATGCAGGCGCTGAGTGTCAGCGCGCCGAGCAAGGCCAGGGCAGGCGTCGTCATTCTGATGGTGGACATGGTGGCATTCCCTCATTTTTTGCTGCTTGTTTGAACCACGCTTCGATCTGTCGTGCGACTTCTTCCGGCTGATCATAATGCAGCATGTGATCAGCCTGGTCGATCCAGACTTCGTCGACCGTGGCAAAGCACTGTTGGCGGGCCTCCCAGTCACCCGGCCGGGTGGCGTATTCCTTGATTACCCACGACTGGCATCCGGCCACCCAGCGTACCGGGCAAGTGACTTGTTTCCAGACCGCCATCGACTCTTCCAGGCGGAAAAGATAAGGGCCGGAAGCCTTGTGCCATGGGTCGCCATTCCAGACGATGCCATGCTTCCTGATGCCATGCCGGTCATCGCCGTCACCTTCGCGGGCGAGATGGTGCGAGAGGAATTCGGCTCGTTCGGCAGCCAGGAAACGGTTGTCGCGCAGCAAGCGGCTGGCAAAGGCCGGCCGGTCGGCGTAAACATGCATGCGCGGTGGCTTTTTCAGCGTTTCAAGCCATTTTTCGTAGCGTTCCGGCGCCATCTCCGGGGTGGTAGGAGCAATCCCGAAACCCTCCAATGTCATCACGCGGGCGACGCGCTCCGGACGGATGCCGGCGTAGAGGCAAGCGAGAATGCCGCCCATGCTGTGGCCGGCCAGGCGGACCGCTTCGTTGGGGGCGTAGTGGTCGAGAATGGCATCGAGGTCGCCGAGGTGTTCGACGAAGAAATAGGGGCGCTCCAGCCATTGGCTCGGACCAAAACCCCGCCAGTCGGGGGCGATGATGTTCCAGTCCTCTTTCAGCTGGTCGATGACAAACTGGAAACCGGCGGAAACATCCATCCAGCCATGCAGCAGGAACAGTGTCGGGGCGTCGGGATTGCCCCAGCGGCGGATGTGCAGGCGGCAGCCCGTGGTGTCGAGATATTCGGAGCGGGAATTAAGCATAGGTCGGGGATAATGCAGCTTGTTCTGAATTTTGAGATGAAAGGGTAGCGCAGAAATGACGCAAAGCGCACAGCAGGAAGAGGTTGGCGGGCAATTCCACCTGCTTGGCACACGCCGTTTTGCCCCCTTTTTTGTCACCCAGTTTCTCGGTGCCTTCAACGATAACCTGTTCAAGAATGCGCTGGTTGTCTTGCTGACCTTTCATGCGACAGGCTGGAGCACGCTTTCTCCCGGCCTGCTGGCCAATCTGGCGGCCGGCATTTTCATGCTGCCCTTTTTCCTGTTCTCTGCAACGGCGGGGCAACTGGCCGACAAATACGACAAGGCGCTGCTGGCGCGTGCCGTCAAGTTGCTTGAAATGCTGATCATGCTGGTTGCAGCCCTTGGTTTTTGGCTACACAGCCTGGTGGTGCTGATGGGTGCCTTGTTCTTGCTCGGCATGCACTCGACGCTTTT
It encodes:
- the recG gene encoding ATP-dependent DNA helicase RecG; protein product: MSPPIRAPEALRKKLAKIGLHSEADLLVHLPLRYEDETRIVPVARAPWGEAVQVEVEVSSCEVQFRPRRQMVVHARDESGELTMRFFSFYPSQQAALSAGARVRAFGEVRGGFFGAEMVHPRFRKVAEDDALPTEMTPVYPSTAGVANSALQKLIGKALAVGDLSDTLPDELRQQLKLPGLARSLRFLHKPPPGTDLDTLHARNHPAWRRVKFDEVLAQQMCLRRAYLARREKGAPVLVARDNLGARLLDQLPFGLTGAQLRAMAEIAGDLAQPYPMQRLLQGDVGAGKTIVAALAACQAISAGWQAAFMAPTEILAEQHYLKLKDWLAPLGVRVAWLSGSLKSKAKREQLAATAAEAQLVVGTHALIQDGVDFAKLGLAIVDEQHRFGVAQRLALRNKGNNPHQLMMSATPIPRTLAMSYYADLDVTVLDELPPGRTPIKTRLVADSRREDVVGFVKKLVEEGRQAYWVCPLIEESEALQLQTAQDTYTQLLADLPALTVGLVHGRMKADEKQAVMLAFAAGEIDVLVATTVIEVGVDVPNASLMVIEHAERFGLSQLHQLRGRVGRGQYESSCVLIYAGPLGEIARQRLKIIYENTDGFEIARQDLQIRGPGEFVGSRQSGVPLLRYADLEMDADLVEMARTVAEDMLTRHPAQAERHLKRWLGSREELLKS
- a CDS encoding glycine zipper 2TM domain-containing protein; this translates as MSTIRMTTPALALLGALTLSACMPMYGPGWENEHPPVAYSRDLYPGYGQVQSIEPVRHESGNSIGIGAIAGAVVGGLIGHQVGEGKGNTAATVIGAAGGALIGHQLEKQTQSEQLRIGIRMENGAYQQLIANDERIDLRPGDRIHIDRDGAIRRY
- a CDS encoding alpha/beta fold hydrolase produces the protein MLNSRSEYLDTTGCRLHIRRWGNPDAPTLFLLHGWMDVSAGFQFVIDQLKEDWNIIAPDWRGFGPSQWLERPYFFVEHLGDLDAILDHYAPNEAVRLAGHSMGGILACLYAGIRPERVARVMTLEGFGIAPTTPEMAPERYEKWLETLKKPPRMHVYADRPAFASRLLRDNRFLAAERAEFLSHHLAREGDGDDRHGIRKHGIVWNGDPWHKASGPYLFRLEESMAVWKQVTCPVRWVAGCQSWVIKEYATRPGDWEARQQCFATVDEVWIDQADHMLHYDQPEEVARQIEAWFKQAAKNEGMPPCPPSE